The following proteins are encoded in a genomic region of Drosophila miranda strain MSH22 chromosome 4, D.miranda_PacBio2.1, whole genome shotgun sequence:
- the LOC108161575 gene encoding uncharacterized protein LOC108161575 — protein MSEPGSSKDLPGAMEKAQVLRQEISRSSREISFNFWQEFERIRAVQMQRLLQERQERERISKLMAAADAEAHQLTEALSRSIVTQGMSLETLPQPAIANKEDPGSGNKTPAAPRPATDTKRPLHTGVGGVAAPSLLPQKLRAQNQRLQLANKPKAPPKLILKAAARPPATRGSPARVASAPVSNRTPNRLSANPSKGAKLSGSKTTPDIAKLGLRKTSIKRH, from the coding sequence ATGTCAGAGCCTGGCTCAAGCAAGGACCTGCCCGGGGCCATGGAGAAGGCCCAGGTCTTACGGCAGGAAATAAGCCGCAGCTCGCGGGAGATAAGCTTCAACTTCTGGCAGGAGTTCGAGCGGATTCGCGCCGTCCAGATGCAGCGCCTGCTGCAGGAGCGCCAGGAGCGGGAGCGCATCAGCAAGCTGATGGCGGCGGCCGACGCGGAGGCGCATCAGCTGACGGAGGCCTTGAGTCGGTCCATAGTTACGCAGGGCATGAGCCTGGAGACCCTGCCGCAGCCGGCCATCGCCAACAAAGAGGATCCTGGTTCGGGCAACAAGACACCAGCCGCTCCACGGCCTGCGACGGATACAAAGAGGCCGCTCCACACAGGCGTAGGGGGAGTCGCGGCTCCAAGTCTGCTCCCCCAAAAGCTACGGGCTCAAAATCAGCGCCTTCAATTGGCCAACAAGCCCAAGGCCCCGCCAAAACTCATTCTTAAGGCAGCAGCCAGGCCGCCAGCAACCCGCGGCTCTCCTGCTCGTGTGGCGAGCGCTCCGGTCAGCAACAGGACCCCCAACAGGCTCTCCGCGAACCCATCAAAGGGGGCAAAGCTCTCCGGCTCGAAGACCACGCCGGATATAGCGAAGCTTGGTCTGAGAAAAACTTCCATCAAAAGACACTAA